The genome window TTATCATGGCAAAGGAGTTGAACTTGAGCAATCCCAGATCAAGGTTATGTTAGACTGGCCTATTCCTTCCAATCAAAAGGATTTATGTGGATTCCTTGGTCTCACAGACTTTTATCGCAAATTCATCAACGGGTATGCTTCAATTACTTCTCCCCTCAATTCTCTCTTGTGCAACTGTACACCTGAGGCTCAACTTGCATTTGATAATCTCAAACGCGCCATGACCAAAGGCACTAGTCCTGGTTCTCCCAAATTTTTCTTTGCCTCTTGTGTTAGAAACAGATGCTTTCGGGCTTGCACTGATGCAACACGGACATCCCATTACTTTTTATAGTAAGCCATTTGCCCCTCGTATGCAAAACACATCCACGTATGTCTGAGAATTGCACGCCATTACCACAACCGTTCAAAAGTGGGGTCAATACTTACTTGGCCACAGTTCACCATCCTTACTGACCACAATAGCCCAAAAGGATCACTAAATGACCAGCTCGACTGGAAGATCCTGTCTAGCTGTTACTTGGCTGCTTTGAAGGAGTTAGTTGCAACCACTTAGGAATATTCCCTTTGCATTGCAATCAGCAAATTCTGTTTTACTGTTAGgaattttgttttgctttcctGCAGGCACGAATTCATCCTAAGAACAATGTATAAATACCTTAGCAATGAGTAAACAAAGGGAGAAGAATTTCAGACCAATTTTATTTAGCATAGAAAGGAGGTCCTTGTCCTCGAATACAAGGAATTTATACTCTGTTCATATCAGTGTCTACCATGATTACTCTTAAGAGAAATATTACAAGCATTACTAGTTTTGTTCTGTACTAGATCGTGGACATTGGGCAATAACTATCCGGTACCCACTTAAGAGTAAGAGATCTCCTCGTGGAAATTTTCAGTGAGAATACTCTTGTGAGCATTTTGCATTTACAATTTGCCATCTCCAATTTAATCTTCGTTCGAAAAAATCTTGAAGTTAATTTTACCTTGACGCATCTGACTCCTCTACTTTGGTTTTTTTGTTCATGTAAATGAAATTGAGGAAAAAGACTGATGAATATGACGTATAATCTAATCCTACTTCCTACTAACACGCAATCAATTTATCGTCAAGGCTCAAATAATTTCTGCTGCAAGCGAATTATGGTCGCGGTTCTCTGTTTGGCGCTTACTTATAGTTATGTGAGTCAAAgattttgccaaaaaaaaataaaaaaaatccttctataATCAATCTTCCCTACGCAGTTTTACATATGCACACTGGACAAAAAATCTTACCTACGCCAACGGATGGAAGTTCAATAGGAGTAGACATTAAATTGAATAATCATACACAGACCAGTTCCTCTTTAACAGAGAGAAGCAGAATTATTTGATAATGTGCCTACAACTACAACTCAATAACCATAATTTTACAAGCGAATTTGCTTCTTCAGTTCGTTGATCCCAGGGATCTGTAGTATTGTGCAGGTAACAAAGAATACCAAATATGGTAAACCCCAACTCCATTATCATGTGTTAAGTACCCAATGGCAGGGGACTtccttaaaaaacaataaattctaCATTTTGGAAATCTTTTCAATTGCTAAGCGTCGGAATTCAAAATGAAACAATCAACTTATATGGTTATACCTTATAATTTTCAGCTTCTTTGCCATGGTAGCTAATAGCTATGCCTTCAAATCATAAGGTTAGTTTTGCAGAAGCCGGTTTAGCATTATCctgtaataaaaagaaatataaaaattcaaccATAGTAGCATCCGTAATACAAAAATTCATCTCTGGATAATTAATATAAAGCTTCAAGGCTCTATCTAATAGatttaataaagaaataaatcatCCCTCCACCACACAGAGGGGTAAATTGGGAATCAGGGAAGGCATAGGCTTCCTTCCAGTACAGACAGGACAATTgagaaaaaggataaaatttCTCTTGTTCATCAAGTTAAAGTACAACTGACCAAAAAgagatcaaataaaatatatatcttatcttatttagaaAAGGGTGAGTAACCGAATAGTATTTTTAGATATACTTACATAAGGATTTTCTACAATCCAATCAGGAATGTTTTCTGATAGAAGGCTGATATATTGCTCCATAGCTTCCTCTGGACTCATAATCCCAAGCTGTCGCCATGCAATCCTTACACAAAAAGAATGATCCAGTTAACTACATCAAAGAATCTAATGAAGTAACTGTAACTCTAAGCAACTCAAACCAAAACTAGAGGTAGAGGGAAatggttataatttttttctttttctaagtaTTTGGAGATAAATAAGCAGGGCAATCATTAATCAATTACCACTTTGCTCGAGCAGAGAACTTCAGAGCCATTGGCTGAGGTTCATGGCAAGGACCCTGAGTAGCAATTCGGTGATAACCATGAAGCTTCATCTTCACATCATTACTAAGATTAGCATTGCTCTTGGAACCGACAAATACAACTGCAGCACCAAAGCGCCTCTCCAATTCAGTTCTTTCTATTCCTTCCCAATCATCCTCATCCACCACCGAGCCCTTGTTTTCACCCATTTCCTCGTTCATACTAGATTCTTCAATCTCATTATAATATCTTTCGCACTGCGAGATCTCAACCTCTTCAACTTTGTTCTCTCTAGAATCACATTCCATCAATTCTACCTCAACTTTGTTAATATTAACAACCCCTTCATTACCCTCATCCACAACAGGATCCTCTGCCAAATCCTCGAGTTCAATTTCGTTGTGAAGTCTGTCCCCATCAATCTTTTCTGAATTGTGTATCTTGGGCGATCCACAACTCACATCCACAATTTCCGGGACTACTAATTTTCCCACTATAGGTTTGTCTCTGAATTCATCAATTTTCCCACCAATTTGAACAACTTTATCCGTTTCCCAACTATTGGAATCAGATTCAACTCGATGATCATGATCACGCCGAATAACAGCCACTTTCTCATTTGCTTCGAAGTTTGGGGTCACGGAAAGGAGTTTGAGGAAAACCAATGGAAGTAAAAGAGAAAGAGCTATGGTGAAGGCAAGCTCCCATAGGAGCTCCATGACTTGCCAATGGAGAGAGAATTAAAGAATTTGAGTTTGTATGTGTGTGAGTGGGAGGACCAAAGTCAGAGACTATTTTCTGATGATAACGTCACCAATAGGAAGAAAGTGGATTTAGCATAGAAGAGCAAGGTATATTCTCATTTGTATATCATACTTATGTTAGGTGTGGCAACATGTAAATGTTTTACTCAAGCCATATACATGTCGGTGTTGGAAAATGACTCTTCCACCACCCCGAATAGCTCCGGGGCGAGGAACTTAGAAGGGGGAAATGtagaaagataattttaaaacgATTTTGTAATTACCAAATAACTAAATCCCAAGGCGAAGGGATTCTACTCCTATCTAACAGTTTCCTGATTTTGAGTTGAATAATTTCAGCTCTCTTAGTATTTAAAATTCGATTATaatctatttttactttttttatgttacccattcaatcacaaattattaaatttataataataataattatttaaaaaatatatttgcaataatttttaattgatttgtaATATACAAAACTTTGCACCGAGGAAGAtggtatataaaaaataaacttttactaTTTCTTAGATCAAATGCTCAACATTACATAAATATtactaacatttatttttatttgacatatatttaaaatttaaataagtaatatatattgtataattaatcacatttattttattaaattaaactaaaaataaataaagagataatacttttaaaattacaaaaatatgaaaataaattactaaaattaaaacatgttatctTTAAAGAATGTATGTGAGTTTGGTTAAATATGACACATTAATTGTTATAAATCCGATATATGtctttacacatttttttatgactAGACTTAAACGTAAAATTACCGATGTTGTAATACTcccttctctaaaaaaaaaaaaagttgtaatacTCTCTCATCAattt of Glycine soja cultivar W05 chromosome 1, ASM419377v2, whole genome shotgun sequence contains these proteins:
- the LOC114422237 gene encoding acyl-CoA-binding domain-containing protein 3-like, with translation MELLWELAFTIALSLLLPLVFLKLLSVTPNFEANEKVAVIRRDHDHRVESDSNSWETDKVVQIGGKIDEFRDKPIVGKLVVPEIVDVSCGSPKIHNSEKIDGDRLHNEIELEDLAEDPVVDEGNEGVVNINKVEVELMECDSRENKVEEVEISQCERYYNEIEESSMNEEMGENKGSVVDEDDWEGIERTELERRFGAAVVFVGSKSNANLSNDVKMKLHGYHRIATQGPCHEPQPMALKFSARAKWIAWRQLGIMSPEEAMEQYISLLSENIPDWIVENPYDNAKPASAKLTL